In Zingiber officinale cultivar Zhangliang chromosome 9B, Zo_v1.1, whole genome shotgun sequence, the genomic window atcgtttacggagatagtgttgaacactagcctcgacgatcagtatcAGTTTGTGCACTCCGGGAGATACCGGGAACAACAATATCTTTTTAGATTCATCTTTTTATtcaggttatagtttgggtcagGATGGACTGTTGGAGGTCGCCCCCCACCCCCCTCGCTCGACGCCCGACAGCCTGACCACCAGTCCATCGTCGACGGCCTTTGGCAACCCATACCAACCCAAACTATAGGATGGGAAGGTGAATCTAAGGAGAAATCCTAATCAATTGCGATCGAATCGTGGTCACGATCCGATCGTAATTATATTAtggatcattttctaatttacaaaaagTGAACAAGAAGATCTTGCTCCTAAAATAGAGTTATTGAGAAAGACTAGAATTTAAATTCATTTGGAAGTAAACCTAACAAATTGCGCTAGTATTTATGGTTTAAAgcagataaatttattttttaacttatataaaatttaattataaatttatttcttttcaaatatatagtaatttataaatttatataatatcAAATTATAATATAAAGTTTATATATTAGATAAATATTaaacataatttataaaaatatgctcaaacttaactaaacttaataagatttttaataaacttgAACATTAGTAAATAAATAAGTAAAaacataattaagttttaattccgCTCGATTCATTTACATCCATTTATGTGGAAGGCTTCAAGTGTTGGTTCATTCTTATAATTAAGatatacttgataaatgttgaaatttttagttttttttcatatatatatttttaagaaagATTTAGAAATTAGAGTAGTTATGGTTCAAACTAACTTGTGAAAACTTTCAGCTTGTGAGGTTTCCTTTTCTTTGCAGACTAAGTTTAACACAATCTACCATATAGTCGATCATCCTATGATACAATTCTACCATCAGAGCACCAACTCAATTACGTGATCGTTTATATAAATGGTGATCCTTGAAAACTAACAAATCGAACAAACTCGAACAATCGAAGATTAACAAGAAGAAGATCATGACATGGATCATCAAATTCAACACACTCCATTCCTCCATCAGTATGCTGTTAGCAAATTTGAACTATAAGCACGATGCATTCCATGAAAGAACAAGGAATATGCTATTTAGAAATATTAGCAAGAAAAGTTTGAAGCATTTTGAATGAAATTATtaaccaaaaataaaaaataaaagaattcaATCTTCAAGATAATTCGATGAGGAAACAAACATCAACAGCTAAAACAATCATGAGCTTTTCCACATATATTCgcccccccaaaaaaaaacaaTTGAGAGATTTTGACAAGAAGGCTACTATTAGTTTCTAAGACAAATTGTTAGAATTCATAGAACACGAAATAACCGTCAGATACTCCTTAATCAAACATATTTGCAACAAAAGAACTCTAAAACAACACCTGATAAAGTACAACCTTTTACATAATTCTATCGAGAATCCTAACACGGCTAAAAATCTCCCAGAAACACAGCGACAGCTAAAGACTTAGAGATTGTTGTATGAACCTGCAGCTAAGCTATTTGGAATCCTCACAAGCACTGTACAGAAACACTGTTCTTTTGCACGTTCATAAGTTCTCTTGCGACAAGAATTTTATGACGCTTTCTTTGGATCGTTTCCGGATGGTGACTTTACAGACTCTGCAGCTTTAGCAAGGTCTTGAATGTGATCAGAGATTGGTGGGTTGGATGTTTGGGGCTTGTTATCTGAAGCAACTTCCTTCTGTTGATTTCCCTGGGACTCGCTCTGGTGGTTTGCCTCATCAGACTTGGAATTAAGAAATCTACCTCCGCATCCTCTTTGTCTTCTTAAAGCATGCAAGTGACGCGATTCATGAAGGTAAGGCTGTAGCGAGTCAACATTGAATTGTGTTATTAGTGCCATGTTTTGATTGTTAAGAGTTTGAGGAAACATGATATTAGCAAGCGACATACTATATTATGGAATAGCCATAGAATATACATCTGTGATGACAAtctaaaagaattagaatgtcaAACTTGTACGATATTTAAAAACAACTGAATATGACAAAGTCAGCTTCAAAAGGAAACTAAGACTAACATATATGAATTATAGTACGAATTACTAACAGTATAGGTTTGCACATTGTTTGGCATTTGTCAAACCAACAAGATTAACAATTTCAAAATGCCACATTACTGCTATGGTCTCCCTGCAGTCAAGGTTTGAAACAGAGATGAAAATAGTCAAAAGAGATAAAGGAGCTTATCGATACTACTAAGATAATGTGATGTAGATACACGCTACATGTTGGGTTACTTGCTCAGGCAGCAAGATACTGAAAGCTCTGATCATGTTGGCATAATTTTGGCCAGGGAACCTATCGATTGAAATTTGGAAATTCAATTCTGTTATCATGCAAAAGGAATTCAATGGATAGTTTAAACACATGCTGCAGTGGGCAAGCATCAACTGTGATTATTATTAAATCAAAACCACAGATAATTTAGGCTCAGAAAATAATATCGACTCGTCCATTGTAAAAATTCTTAAGGTGCTGAAAGTAAACATCTGACATGCAAGGCTTATGAAGGTCTCCCAATTACTTCTATTCATATAATTATCTCTCGTATGAGGTAAGAAGAAACTTCTAGGGGAATACCATCTAGCTAATCATCAGAATTTAAAGAATGCtaataattaaatcaaaataatccATCTAATAAATTTGATGCTGAGATAAtttgttatttatttatccttttagaagatgaaaatcataaataaaagagcaataCTAGACCAAACTAGAATGCACTTCCATTTATAATGGAGGCACACATGCCTTACGAATTTTAGCCAATTTATTTTCTGACTCTGCTTTTGCTCGAGACTGTCGACGCCTTAAGATACCATGATATTGCTTAGCATTCACATATACAGGTTCTTCGACGGCATCAGTTGGTAATGGCACGCCCGGATGATGCACCCCAATCAGTTGTGGATGGATCTAAATGGGATAGGCAATTTTAAGAGAGAAGATAAGCAATAGATGATAAGTCATTAGGaccatgataaaaaaaaaattgtagtcGCTGAAACGACTGATATTTGAATGGTCATAATTCATCATGTTTTGGGATAACTTTTACCACATGTTGTCCAGCATAGGCTGCAAACATTCCCCCATAGAAGGGATCCATGTATGGGTAAGCCGCTGGAGACTGCCACAAAAAGCAATTTTCAGCAACAATTAGTCAAGATCAGTCAAGCAAACAAATTCACATTCTTTTCCACCACAACCAGAGGTTGAGCATATAAAAGTAAATCAAAGACATAAGCATGCAAATGAAATGACACGGAAAAATTCTGAAACGATTTACTTCAGAATCCAATAACATCTATTTAGGAACACTCCAATATGCAGACCACTTAGATAATCATAATACAACATGGGTAAAAGACCAGATTACACTGTGATAAAGACAAGAATTAGTGTATATGCTTATTTTCATAGATATTCCAATAAGCCACAAGAATATTGCATAAAATTCAACTACTGAACAAAAGATAATAAGTTCAGATAACACAATGTCATGGAAAAAGATGTATcaagaaatttaataaaattagcaATTTTAAGAACAGTACCATAGCTTGCCCTGCTTCAAGTTGACCAGTGGGCATCATGTACCCAATCAAGGGTGTTGCCGCACCAGATTGCATGCTTGCAGTTGCATAAGGCTGATGTTGGTTTTCAGATTGTGCCTGCCCTTGCTGTTCATCGAGTTCACTATTATCTGGAAATTATGAGACCATAAAGTAAATAAGATAGACAACCATCAAGCACTCAAAACATGAAAATGGTTGAGCTGCACATATAAACACAACAAAATAGCATCATTGTTGTAACGGTTTATTCTTTGGCTAAATGAACGCGAATCCTAAGAAACAGGAACTATGCATTGAAAATGCATCATTGTACAATATTGGATGAATCtaacaaagaaaactaaaattgtcaaaatatatatattcccAAAGCCCTAATGATTAATACAATGGAACATTAATCATGGACGGCAGAGCTCCAAATTTATACAAAATGGTTTCCGTCTACAGAAGAAGGGCAGCAGTGCATTACTATCAAATGAAAATACACATAAAATTTCCTTTGCAATAGTCAATCAAAACATCAATAGGAGGAAAAGAATACACACacaaaaactttaaaaacatCAATAGTCAATACACGAGGTAGTAAAACAAAGCATATCTGTAAGTTAAAGGAATCACCTTGAAATAAACTGAAAATGTTTCATTTTACAAACAAAGGCAGGTATAAAATCTATCAAACATTTTAAGAGTCTTATTTTTCCTTGGTCACTCCATTCAGATAGACAATGCAAATTACTATATGGAACAGAAATCATAAGAATCTGATTTCTTCAGGATATCTATTAAATACATTCTCCACTGAAGAAAAAGACCTTTACGCACTCAGCGCAATGATTCCTATATTTTAAACAAAGTATATCAGTAAGTCAAAGGAATCACCCAGAAGTAAACTGAAAACTTTACATTTTTACAAGCAAAGGCAGGTATAAAATCTGTCAAACACTTTAAGGTTCTTATTTTTGGTAGAACACTCCCTTCAGGTAAAGGATGCATTTTACTATATGGAACAGAAATCATAAGAACCTGATTCTTCAGAATTTATTAAATGCATTCTCCACTGAAAAAACAAGGACCAATTCACACTCAGTACAGTGATTCCTATATTTTTAAGGCAGCTAACGGTAAAGTTTCCAACAAATAAGCACCGACTGAGATAGGCTAATCTACCAGTATGGCACCTCTTAAGCTCCCAATAAAAAAGGTGTTTCCTATTAAACAATTAAGATTAAAGACCTTTGGATAAGAAATGTCACAAGTACATATTACTGAAAAGAGAGTATCTAACCATTTGAAATTATGAGTTGGTTAACTGAAAAAGGACCAACCAAAATGTACAGGTAAAATAGCAGAAAATTATCATTGTAAGTGATAATCACCAGATAAGCTTTGACCCGAAGAACTCATGTTCTGTTCAAATTTCTAACTTCTACCAATGTAACTAGCGAATGGCGAGATTCAGGCCCTATTTAAACTGAAGGAAACAGCCAGTCTCGATATTCAAAAAGAGCAGATCTTGCAGATACCAAACAGAACTTGAAGCTAAGAAAGCTGGTCATGAAATTCCATAAGAGATGATCTTGCAGATACCCCACAAGAAAGCAACCTTTCGTTCTCAAAGAATATAATCCTCAAATACCAAGCCGAAATGCCTGGTTACAAcacaaataatacaaaatacattAGGTAAAACAGATAATCCTGCATTACAAGTATTATATGGGTATACATTATGATTCATTTGAAATAAAAAAGGGTCCGGTATCCATCAGTCAAATTTTGGCATGGATGATGGTTCATGAATATCTCACCTAAACTAGAAATCAATCTAGCAAAAGGATATAAAATGATATAGCATGAGAAaacaattgataaaaaaaaaaaaacttgatacaGTTTTAATCCACATATCCAAAAGATAAAAGGAAATCGTtcaaattagtttaaaaaaaaacattgaaaAAAATCCATCAGGCAAAAAGATGGCAATTGTATTATCTATTAAGAAAGGTAAGCATTACACTGTACAGTCATGATCAATTCAATTATGTTACGGACTGTATACGAGTCAATGCTAAACTACAACGGATTATAATTATTAGTTGGTTATAAACCAACGACTCTCCTTTCACTCCATGTGAATTACTCATACAGCAAACCATAAAGATTCAAAATCCAGCAATTTTAGCAAAGAAAAGATTTTGATCAATCAAGATGTTAAATTTCCACCCAACTCTACACGAAATCAGCTCGCCCAAGAAAACCGTCCACATCGTCTCAAAAACCTATAAAAAAACCGTCCATTTCAGTTGACGAAACCATGTCCTCCGATGAAAAATACGAACCCTAAGACGATTCCCGAACAAAAAAAGGTCCTCGATTGAGGCATCATGGGCATCCATATCGAACCAAACGAATGCCACCCAATCAAACGCAAACTGAGATGAATCAGAGATTCACGCACGAGGGAACGAGATCAGAGAAGCGGAATTAAGAAACCCTAGTTACTTCCAAAGAAAAGCCGTTGCATGAACCAGCCCGCCCTTCGTTCGTAGCGTACCTGGATCGCTCCTCGTCCTCGTCGTGCTTGATTGAAATGGCGAAGGTTCGAGAACTTCGAAAACGATCTCTTCCTCTCTCAGCGAACGAGTACGTCTTCCATCGGCATTTATCCTCCTCGATTTAGGGATTTAAATAAATACATCTCAAAAGAAGAATAAATAAAGAAGGGAATAACATATTGGTCCGTAATATTCTACGCATTTTGAAATACCCGTTTACAATACCATGAGGTTGTTGGCGAAACAGATGGGGCCCGCTTTGCTTCCACTCTTTCTAAAGTAGGCCATGGCTTGGTAGTAGGTGAGCTGCTGCGGTTATCAGTGATCCACTCCATCTTTTTTCTTCAAAGAGAAATGCCATCAGGATCGTCCATTTAAGGATCTGGGTTAACGTGAGACACGTGGATGGTTGGATTTGATGAGTTGACGTAGAGGACCGAGAAATTGGGATTTGCGAGTCCCCCTTCTCGTCCACTAACGTGGGGGCAGAGCGGGCAGCCCGAAACGAGTGGTGGAGATGTGTGATAGGATCCCAGCCGGAAGATGCTGACTGCGGTCAGCAAGGGTTTAGTGGAGGTGTAAAATGAGTTAGGCCATATTTACCTGACTTGGCCAACCACGCCTTAGGCACACCACCTCAACGGTTGTCTCGTGTTCGATACAACCACAATTGTTCCATATTCGATACTATATCATTAGTATCATGCACAATCGAATACATCGATCgaattgaaaattttgataatattcaACTTATAATTTATATGATCTCTtgatattataattttaaaattatcacagCAATGATATATAAGCACACATTCTTAAAATCGTTCATTTCAAAGTTAAATCGGAtggaatatattattattattaaacaaattaattaatttggtaaaaatttaaattaattaatactttATTAGTTTGActtctataatttttattaaaaaattcgaTCGACTCGtgagttaaaaaaattatattgattTCGATTAAATAGGTTGTTCGTTCCATATTGAAATTGCTCAGCAAGTAGGATTAGGCGTTGGTCAACTTGTAAGCAAATCATATGAAATGCACAAGTAATTGACGTTGCTGTGTCCTAGTGGCTAGCCCATTAATATCATATTACCTTATATGCTGGATTCTAGCTCTCTtagtaataaataaaatataatatttacatAATGTTACATAATGTTACATGAGATACTGTCTTTGAGTTCTCTTAGTAGTAAAGTGGAATTGTGTCTCCTTAAAAAATTCTTTCAGGGGTTTTTGAGGTATGGAGCCACTCAATGATAAAGTCGGTCATTATAAAAAGTTTACCTTACTTTAGTTTATTGGTGTTGCTTTGTCCTAGTGGCTAGCACGTTGATACTATGTTACTTGAAGTGTTGGGTTCGAGCCTTCTTAGCaacaaataaaatgcaatatttgCATAAAGTTACTTGAGGTACTGTGTTTGAGTCCTCTTAGCAGCAAAGTGGAACTGTGCCCCCCATACCCTCTTagtaacaaataaaatataatatttgtatAATGTTGCTTGAGGTACCGAATTTGAGTCCTCCTAGCAACAGAGTAGAATTGTACCTCCTCAAAAATTCCCTTCGGGGGTTTCTGAGCATTTACCCCTTCTGAATCAAATAGATTCATATATGAAAGTGGCCGACAATAAGTTCTTTCAAAATTAACTATTTGTTCCTCTGTTAGAGGTGTTGTAGAAATGTCTGCGATCGAGTAAATAGCTCTACGAACGAAAATGACTCGGAtcgaattgaaaatgaaaaaatttgtacaagttaTACCTTTCGTCACCACTTTGTGTAAAATCGTTAAGTATAAATATGTCATATACCTATAACTCGATTGGCAAAATAGTCTATCTCTCCCCCAAAATATGTTTTTTATGAACATATGGGGCCGCTCAGCGGTAGGGGCCagtcactataaaaagtttaccctACCTTATTTTacactataaaaagtttaccctACCTTAGTTTAATTGGCGTTGCTTTATCCTAGTGGTTAGCACGTTGatactgttggtgcagtttgcactaacggtccaactcgaattttgatgaatgataagtaaattaagttaggttttgttgcgatctaaccacttgattaagtgtgcaggaaatccagctaggtcaatggaccgatcagataactgatacgaagtccaaataggtcgacgggctgacagagtatctggcaagaaattcagttaggtcgacggaccgaccgaATTACtgatacgaagtccagataggtcgacgggctaactggATATCttgcaagaagtccagctaggtcaacgggccgaccggatagctgacatgaagtccagacaggttgacggactgaccggatgtttggcaagatgataagttaaggtaagtccctagaggagagtgaccaaaTAAGGGCGTGTCCCGGTTGAAGGGATGTTAGGCATcagtctagtttaggtccatttgggatctctaaactgagatcttgactagttcctggtccaggaaggacatgaactaattactattctttaattataattatgctaacacttgtcttgcaggtttattagactaacattgttttgcaagaCAAAAGAAGGAAATTgccttcgggtgaacagtacccgaatacgccttccatagccatagaaggcgccttctatgaacagtgcgaaggcaccttctatgaccatggaagacgccttctgcAGGATAAACTTGGACGTTATCGTGGATAAGAGCCAAGCCATttgggatagagtttgaccagttgaaggcgcATTCCATGcgtatagaaggcgccttccatagcctatATAAGGCAGGCTCGACCAAGCAACCTACAACAACACATATACAAGGTACTACACATTCATTTGAGGTTCCGATTGCTCCGGGCTCCTGCTATGACTCTGCTGCAAAGTTGTTGCATCCGACGACTGCTCCGAGGACTTCCAATCATGATCGGCAGACCGACATTGACACGAGCACTCCCACTTTAATCTTTAAGCGTCAATAATTTccttttgtaattaattactgcaaaaggataagtttagtgtgttgcacttgttcaactttctttgtactcgattttctcttccggaggtaccaaaagaggcctttagtggattactcatcgataggtcagtgggacctgagtcttggagtagaagtcgccaaaggctccgaaccaagtaaattattCGTATCTTCTTATGTTCTCATTCTTCTTTCTGTCACGTTcatactttgattttaaaacagaaaaaaacaagtttttgaaaaccacgtgattcacccccctcctctcacgtgcgatggtatcagagcaggttttgctctgaattggtgcaattaTCAATCAAACCGgggaaatcatttttttttgtttttcgcattctatttgaattggtaaaattttACCTGTTCAGATAATTTTTtcattcaattttaatttgagattggtgcaacacctttcaaatttttctatattgttaaatatatctcaaacactgctaatccaagaccaaatctTGGTACCCCATTCTAGTTTTTTTCTACAGTTGTAAAATGACACAATTTGAAGGGTACAGTACCATtcatcctcccctattcaacggtgatgacttcccatactggaagaagtaGATGGAGGTATACCTCAAAATAGACTACGACCAATGGTTTAGCATTATCAAAGGGTACAAGGCTCCCGTCGACCACAACATTAGAATTCCAATGGACTCGAAAAATTGGAAtccggaaatgaagaaaaaagcacaaatgacttcaaggccctcaacagAATCTAGTACAGActaacaaaagaagagctgaagCGCGTCGACCCACACGAAAACGCAAAGGAACTTTAGGACAAGCTCagagaactgcacgagggaaccaacgatgcaaaggtaacaaagagagatttatttttaaataaattatttaatgtcaaaatacaggaaggtgagactgcCAGTCAGCTGCACACGAGAATAAAGGGcatcctcaatggacttcacTCAATCCGCCGCCAATTAAAGAACCAGGATCTGATAAGGTATACCTTAAACATATTTACTCGAAATGCACTgtaggcatccatcgtggatacctataagatttcgaggaacTTGTCAAAGTTAAAACTAGATAAATTATTCTGTGAGCTAgaactgcatgaacagactaacacCAAATCCGAGAAAGGTCTTGCTCTTATTGCAAGTCATCAAAAGACAAGTCCAAATCCAATTCATAATCTAAAGTCAAGTCAgacccagactcagatgatgaagaacacctagtgaacttggtaagaaaaatgttcactaggagaaagaagaattttaCCAGCAAGGACTTGCAAAAGATCAACTCTACCTCCAACTCTAACAACAAAAAAtgtgacatgctttggatgcaacaagtaGGGGCACTACAAGACTAATTGCCCgaatctaaagaagaagaaggccctcaaagcgacgtgggacgaatcatcCAGAGATGAATCAGA contains:
- the LOC122024291 gene encoding nuclear transcription factor Y subunit A-7-like isoform X1 — translated: MSSSGQSLSDNSELDEQQGQAQSENQHQPYATASMQSGAATPLIGYMMPTGQLEAGQAMSPAAYPYMDPFYGGMFAAYAGQHVIHPQLIGVHHPGVPLPTDAVEEPVYVNAKQYHGILRRRQSRAKAESENKLAKIRKPYLHESRHLHALRRQRGCGGRFLNSKSDEANHQSESQGNQQKEVASDNKPQTSNPPISDHIQDLAKAAESVKSPSGNDPKKAS
- the LOC122024291 gene encoding nuclear transcription factor Y subunit A-7-like isoform X2; translation: MSSSGQSLSDNSELDEQQGQAQSENQHQPYATASMQSGAATPLIGYMMPTGQLEAGQAMSPAAYPYMDPFYGGMFAAYAGQHVIHPQLIGVHHPGVPLPTDAVEEPVYVNAKQYHGILRRRQSRAKAESENKLAKIPLPS